DNA from Vicia villosa cultivar HV-30 ecotype Madison, WI unplaced genomic scaffold, Vvil1.0 ctg.000133F_1_1, whole genome shotgun sequence:
TCATGATCTATGGATTAGTGATGTTCCCGAATATTCCAAATTTTGTTGATCTCACTGCCATTTGTCTCTTCATGGATCAAAATCCTGTACCCACTCTGTTGGCCGACACTTATTATGCCATCCATTCTAGGTATGGAAAAAAGGGATCAGTTGGGGGTTGTTTGCCAATACTGTACGAATGGTTTTCTTCACATTTGCCTAAAAGCGGAGCATTTGTCACTACAAGAGATTCACAAAAGTGGCCCCAAAGGATTATGGGACTTACTGCAAATGATATCGTTTGGTATCACCTCCGAACGGACATCGAGCAAGTTATAACCAGATGTGGAAGTTTTGGCAATGTTCCTCTCATAGGGACAAAAGGAGTTATCAACTATAATCCGAAGCTAGCACTGCGCCAGTTGGGTTTTGTACTAAAGGACAAGCCTTTGGATAAAGAGATATTTGAGTCcgtttgttttgaaaaaggaaCCGATCCAGAAGGTTTGGAGAAAGTAAGGAGTGCGTGGAACAAAATTCATACAGAAGACCGAACTACCTTGGGGGGAAAGAATGCCATTGCTAAGAAAGCCTATACtgaatgggttgaagaaagaGTTAAGGAGCGCCTgctgcctttcccgaaggttagccCTCTATATGAACAACCACCTGAGATTTTAACTGCCACTGTACCAGCTGAGGAGTACAACCAAGTACATGTGGAGAATATCAGGTTGCGAGAAAAAGGGGAAGACGCTAAAATAAAGTACTTCTTGGTGGATCAgaaaagggctgaattagcacatgaggttaaaatgctgaaaggaggatcttccagagttcaaaaaaGGGCTAGAACTGAAAAGGGTGAAAGAGCTACCACTGTTCGTATTGAGGACCATCAAAGGGTTATAGAAGAAGCGGTAAAGAAAGCAGAAGAAAAGCTCAAGCAAGAGTACAGAGAAGATTTAAGGGCTCACAAGCTCAGAGtagagaaagaggctagggccgaggtaaagggtttgaaaaagaagcttgaagaggaaaCCACTCAGAGGGTAGCAATcaagaagaagcttgaagaggaaaTTACTCAAAGGTTAGCCGTGGAGACACAACTCAAAGGTAGTCATCTCCGTtccgctcgactaacagaagagaatgcAAAGCTCAGAAACCAGATAGCAGAAATGGAAAGTACATCTGAAAAGAATACCCTCCCTGATTGCAAAGGATGTGAGAGCTTGGTGGCCCACTGTGATATGTTAGATGGGCAGTTGTTTCGCAAAGATGTGGTGATTCAAAGTTTTGTCAAAGGAAGAGACCGAGAAGTGACTAAGAagatgtttgatgaaactaagaagtggagcgacgagcaCTTTAAACAAGGAGGACCTTTGTTTTACACCCAGATGGATTAGTGTTTGAGCTTGTATTTCGCGACCACCACCaggcttgttggatggggtcctttATCTTTTCTGTTGTTTGAACTATCTTGTCAATGTATGGGTATGCCCAAATTCAAAAAgagattattaatgaaatttgagtctttttgtttcctcttgatgcttatcttttgtctcattgttaaacattcttgattaatattaaatattttggatactctgaaaatggcacctcacatcatatgcacacatgcacctcATGCACATCATGCACAAACAGGTACATCAGATGGTGTTCTTATCTGACTGATCAGgttttctctttcagcaattgCACCTCCGCCTACACATCGCTACTACACAAGGGCTAATCACTCACTGCAAATGGATCAGTTAAGGGACGATCTTATTCAGATGAGAACTCAGGTTACTGCTCAAATGGCTCAGTTCATGGAAGTCATGCAAAACATGGCTGATCGCCAAGAAGAACTCAGAATCAGGATGGACACAGTTGCTCAGGTTGTTGCGGACCCTCCACAAAGAAACCATGCTGATATTCGTGTCAATGGTGAATCTGTGATCGGAGGACCTGGTGTAATTCCTCCTGCTGCTAATCAAGGTAATCCTTATGGGCCTCCCCAGCCCATTCCTGAAGGACAAGCCACACAACAAATCAGAAGAGCTGCTGCCATCCCCGTGTTGGAAGAAGATCGACATGAGGATCTATTTCCTGAAAGTGAGTTGGGATTTCCACATGATGCTGGAAGGTTGTTCAGAGgactggaggaaaggatgagggcCATGGAAGGCCAAGGACTCGGTATGGACATTAATGACTTGGGTTTGGTTCCTGGTGTCCGTGTCCTAAGACACATGTCCGAGCTTACTATCGCAAAATGCATGTGTACTCTGAGGACGAAGGACTGTTGatgcacttcttccaagatagcctgactggggcatccttggaatggtATATGAGATTGGAGAGAGCTAATATCCGAAGTTGGAGGGACCTAGTTGATGCTTTCATAAAGCAGTATCAGTATAATGTTGACATGGCACCAAATCGCACTCAGTTACAGAATCTATCCCAGAAAGCTAATgagtccttcaaagaatatgcacaGAAATGGCGCGAGTTGGCAGCTAGAGTCCAGCCACCTATGTTGGAAAGAGAAATGATGGATTTGTTCACCAACACTCTGGAGGGCCAATACTACTCCGCCTGCTCTGCATCCTCAAGTTTTGCCGAGTTGGTTATGATTGGTGAGCGAATTGAAAGTGGGATTAAGGCTGGTAGAATACAGAATCCAAGTGCTGCTAGTTCCTCTTCTGGGGCAGGAGGGAAGAAACCATATAACGGATTTGCTAAGAAGAGAGAAGGTGAAACAAGTGCTGCTTACTATGGTAAAGGTAAAGGCCATGTTTATCAACAGGTAGCCGCTGTTACTATACCGAGTACTCCTcttcaacaacaaccacaacaacagcAGAGGCATCCCCCACGTCAGTATCAGCAAAAGTCGAGGCCACCAAGAATTTTTGATCCCATACCTATGACATATGCACAATTACTCGCTCATCTCTTACATGGGGACTTGGTGCAACTTCGTACCATGGGCCCTCCACCTGCTAAGCTTCCTCCTAACTATGATGCTAATGCCCACTGTGAGTTTCATTCTGGGGCTGCTGGGCATGATATTGAACATTGCATAGGATTCATGCATAAAGTACAGGATCTGCTCGATTCAAAAGCTATTGAGTTCACCCCTACTCAAGGACCTAACGTTGTACAAAATCCTATGCCTTCCCATGGAACTCATGCCGCAAATGCCATCGATATTGTTGAAGACATTTACTTGGTCAAGGATGTTATCGAATTGGGATCGTTGTTGCCATTATTGAAGAAGGAATTATTGAGGATGAGACTATACGCTGGTTGTGGAGAATTCTGTACTGATTGTATGGTCACCTCCTCAGTTTGTGACAAGGTGAAAGATGGGATTCAACAGTTGATAGATAGTGGGTATCTACAGTTTGAGCATGTGCGAcatctgataagtgccaaaatgtcgatattttgagtatatatttgtgacacttatcgattctattcttatgatttttgtaataaaatcataacttttgtgtaaatatgtgcatacttgtgtttttgattcatttttataccaattaatagttttccattcattttataggtattcatgcatctttgtagcattgagtaataaagaccaaaggctaagcttcaagaatgcaaattctaccaattcatcaaagaataaggctcaaaataaggatgataaaaattatcattttggtttccattcattcattattggatagagcattgaataagctttccaacgcttcgaaccgggcgcaattcggagttacggttctcaacttatggcgaaaacaagatttcacttttgctgtcagccgctaagcgggagtacctccgctgagcgaccatgacagatatcagctcgttaaataggggtaaaaatcacatttttaggttatgttttggggtaattgttcccaaatcatcaaaccttcattcttagggtagattagcttagaaaacaacttcggaggttgcatttggatgatcgggggtggattgagcgtcgaacggagctgacaaaccgggagattttcggttcatttctcttcttctttgtgtatttctctttggttgggttttatttgtatatttacttgaatcttatgtatatttgccgattataatgttatgtttaacttgctttacaaatctgtgttgatgttgttctggatttttgctctatgttggggatttgggttgctttagagataaacttcttgaatctttatctaggatgataatctgttggttctgaactctagagatagatttagagctagcattcaccgtttgtatctgtacgtaatgctttcgtgtttgagtggcgcgcgagagatcgccgacgcgagaacacggatgttctcgtgactttgcgttagagataaccttagttgtgagatgatctcatttgtgctccagagatggacgcttatgtgagagatacgtgatgacatagatgagtatcgtaggttgagtataacgggttggtaagtgtatgtttgtgaagagtgaatatatttacattcctgataagttatttctcttctaagaatgtgtttattcttttcctgtctatatctttgtttact
Protein-coding regions in this window:
- the LOC131624548 gene encoding uncharacterized protein LOC131624548, translated to MRLERANIRSWRDLVDAFIKQYQYNVDMAPNRTQLQNLSQKANESFKEYAQKWRELAARVQPPMLEREMMDLFTNTLEGQYYSACSASSSFAELVMIGERIESGIKAGRIQNPSAASSSSGAGGKKPYNGFAKKREGETSAAYYGKGKGHVYQQVAAVTIPSTPLQQQPQQQQRHPPRQYQQKSRPPRIFDPIPMTYAQLLAHLLHGDLVQLRTMGPPPAKLPPNYDANAHCEFHSGAAGHDIEHCIGFMHKVQDLLDSKAIEFTPTQGPNVVQNPMPSHGTHAANAIDIVEDIYLVKDVIELGSLLPLLKKELLRMRLYAGCGEFCTDCMVTSSVCDKVKDGIQQLIDSGYLQFEHIPIPARAPPLVITLPGPIPYTSEKAIPWNYGGEVFYQGAEYEIKAPVEKEDVDNVVGIGRMTRSGRIFNPPQNSRDDNA
- the LOC131624547 gene encoding uncharacterized protein LOC131624547, encoding MANSVTVNKKTTKHTFSCSFYREDITPLVRLSTRVTGQNLDEFRKTYGHILLMLTTRIDEWGLYTLLQFYDTELRCFTFQDYQLAPTLEEYAHILQIKVQHKDNWKPNGGTHGFYVKFLMREAETLADKEKWKEFNALLAVMIYGLVMFPNIPNFVDLTAICLFMDQNPVPTLLADTYYAIHSRYGKKGSVGGCLPILYEWFSSHLPKSGAFVTTRDSQKWPQRIMGLTANDIVWYHLRTDIEQVITRCGSFGNVPLIGTKGVINYNPKLALRQLGFVLKDKPLDKEIFESVCFEKGTDPEGLEKVRSAWNKIHTEDRTTLGGKNAIAKKAYTEWVEERVKERLLPFPKVSPLYEQPPEILTATVPAEEYNQVHVENIRLREKGEDAKIKYFLVDQKRAELAHERVAIKKKLEEEITQRLAVETQLKGSHLRSARLTEENAKLRNQIAEMESTSEKNTLPDCKGCESLVAHCDMLDGQLFRKDVVIQSFVKGRDREVTKKMFDETKKWSDEHFKQGGPLFYTQMD